A section of the Saccopteryx leptura isolate mSacLep1 chromosome 6, mSacLep1_pri_phased_curated, whole genome shotgun sequence genome encodes:
- the RIPK3 gene encoding receptor-interacting serine/threonine-protein kinase 3 isoform X1: protein MSCSKLWPSGAPAPLVPMEELKNLKFIGQGRFGTVFWGQHQTWGQDVAVKIVNWEAISREVKAMASLSDLNVLPLLGVTEKLEWGYWSGPALVTQFMENGSLVGLLQPQCPRPWPFICRLLHELVLGMSYLHNQNPVLLHQDLKPSNVLLDSHLHTKLADFGLSTFLGGSPSRAESWEPAYLAPELLADVNRKASMASDVYSFGIIIWTVLTGTEAEIVSQTLLVQEAVCERQNRPPLTELPQPSPETPGLEGLMELMQHCWSHEPKDRPSFQECQPNTEEALHLVQNEDVTGTKMDAAVRSVTKFLSEHRNSSRRLSTPEPGPGGTETKSLGGAAGSADSIVSDMLNNLNLEGSPSSVPEKCTNLPKGLKAQKEQVQHACTAGMSSTSTAQPPPTSETSSFQNQMFNPTSPWTAVPGPQRNQGAERCGTNPLPGHPGPSPTPGPSPPITIQNCQGVQVGNNNVMVQGGTTLFTCGMGRGWQRTPHK, encoded by the exons ATGTCTTGCAGCAAGTTATG GCCCAGTGGTGCCCCAGCTCCCCTGGTGCCCATGGAGGAACTGAAGAACCTGAAGTTCATCGGGCAAGGCAGGTTCGGCACAGTGTTCTGGGGGCAACACCAGACATGGGGTCAAGATGTGGCTGTCAAGATCGTGAACTG GGAGGCGATCTCCAGGGAGGTGAAAGCCATGGCAAGCCTGTCTGACCTAAAcgtgctgcctctgctgggtgtCACCGAGAAGCTGGAGTGGGGTTACTGGTCCGGGCCGGCTCTCGTGACTCAATTCATGGAAAACGGTTCTCTGGTGGGGCTGCTGCAACCCCAATGCCCTCGGCCCTGGCCATTTATCTGCCGCCTGCTGCACGAGTTGGTGCTGGGGATGAGTTACCTGCACAATCAGAACCCCGTGCTTCTGCATCAGGACCTGAAGCCTTCCAATGTCCTGTTGGACTCACACCTACACACCAAG CTGGCAGATTTTGGCCTGTCCACATTTCTGGGAGGCTCACCGTCAAGGGCAGAATCTTGGGAGCCAGCCTACTTGGCCCCAGAACTGTTAGCTGATGTAAACCGGAAGGCCTCTATGGCCAGTGATGTCTACAG CTTCGGAATCATAATATGGACAGTGCTCACTGGAACAGAAGCTGAGA TAGTGTCCCAGACATTACTGGTGCAGGAAGCTGTGTGTGAGAGGCAGAACCGGCCCCCACTGACAGagctgccccagcccagccctgagaCTCCTGGCTTGGAAGGACTGATGGAGTTAATGCAGCACTGCTGGAGCCATGAACCCAAAGACAGGCCCTCTTTCCAAG AATGCCAACCAAACACTGAGGAAGCCCTCCACCTGGTGCAAAATGAGGATGTAACTGGTACAAAGATGGATGCTGCAGTCCGCTCA GTGACAAAGTTCCTGTCTGAGCACAGGAACAGCAGCAGGAGGCTGTCCACCCCTGAGCCAGGTCCAGGAGGGACAGAAACGAAAAGCCTTGGGGGAGCTGCAGGAAGCGCTGACTCCATTGTCTCTGACATGCTGAACAACCTGAATCTGGAAGGGTCCCCCAGCTCTGTTCCTGAAAAGTGTACAAACCTTCCTAAAGGGTTAAAGGCACAGAAAGAGCAAGTTCAGCATGCCTGCACAGCTGGTATGTCTTCTACCTCAACAGCACAACCTCCCCCAACGTCAGAGACCtcatcattccaaaaccagatgtTCAATCCCACCTCACCTTGGACTGCAGTTCCTGGACCCCAAAGAAACCAG GGGGCTGAGAGGTGTGGCACCAACCCTCTTCCCGGGCATCCAGGGCCAAGTCCAACACCAG GGCCATCACCACCCATTACCATCCAGAACTGCCAAGGGGTGCAGGTCGGAAACAACAACGTGATGGTGCAAGGAGGAACTACCTTATTCACTTGTGGCATGGGTAGGGGCTGGCA
- the RIPK3 gene encoding receptor-interacting serine/threonine-protein kinase 3 isoform X2: MSCSKLWPSGAPAPLVPMEELKNLKFIGQGRFGTVFWGQHQTWGQDVAVKIVNWEAISREVKAMASLSDLNVLPLLGVTEKLEWGYWSGPALVTQFMENGSLVGLLQPQCPRPWPFICRLLHELVLGMSYLHNQNPVLLHQDLKPSNVLLDSHLHTKLADFGLSTFLGGSPSRAESWEPAYLAPELLADVNRKASMASDVYSFGIIIWTVLTGTEAEIVSQTLLVQEAVCERQNRPPLTELPQPSPETPGLEGLMELMQHCWSHEPKDRPSFQECQPNTEEALHLVQNEDVTGTKMDAAVRSVTKFLSEHRNSSRRLSTPEPGPGGTETKSLGGAAGSADSIVSDMLNNLNLEGSPSSVPEKCTNLPKGLKAQKEQVQHACTAGMSSTSTAQPPPTSETSSFQNQMFNPTSPWTAVPGPQRNQGAERCGTNPLPGHPGPSPTPG; the protein is encoded by the exons ATGTCTTGCAGCAAGTTATG GCCCAGTGGTGCCCCAGCTCCCCTGGTGCCCATGGAGGAACTGAAGAACCTGAAGTTCATCGGGCAAGGCAGGTTCGGCACAGTGTTCTGGGGGCAACACCAGACATGGGGTCAAGATGTGGCTGTCAAGATCGTGAACTG GGAGGCGATCTCCAGGGAGGTGAAAGCCATGGCAAGCCTGTCTGACCTAAAcgtgctgcctctgctgggtgtCACCGAGAAGCTGGAGTGGGGTTACTGGTCCGGGCCGGCTCTCGTGACTCAATTCATGGAAAACGGTTCTCTGGTGGGGCTGCTGCAACCCCAATGCCCTCGGCCCTGGCCATTTATCTGCCGCCTGCTGCACGAGTTGGTGCTGGGGATGAGTTACCTGCACAATCAGAACCCCGTGCTTCTGCATCAGGACCTGAAGCCTTCCAATGTCCTGTTGGACTCACACCTACACACCAAG CTGGCAGATTTTGGCCTGTCCACATTTCTGGGAGGCTCACCGTCAAGGGCAGAATCTTGGGAGCCAGCCTACTTGGCCCCAGAACTGTTAGCTGATGTAAACCGGAAGGCCTCTATGGCCAGTGATGTCTACAG CTTCGGAATCATAATATGGACAGTGCTCACTGGAACAGAAGCTGAGA TAGTGTCCCAGACATTACTGGTGCAGGAAGCTGTGTGTGAGAGGCAGAACCGGCCCCCACTGACAGagctgccccagcccagccctgagaCTCCTGGCTTGGAAGGACTGATGGAGTTAATGCAGCACTGCTGGAGCCATGAACCCAAAGACAGGCCCTCTTTCCAAG AATGCCAACCAAACACTGAGGAAGCCCTCCACCTGGTGCAAAATGAGGATGTAACTGGTACAAAGATGGATGCTGCAGTCCGCTCA GTGACAAAGTTCCTGTCTGAGCACAGGAACAGCAGCAGGAGGCTGTCCACCCCTGAGCCAGGTCCAGGAGGGACAGAAACGAAAAGCCTTGGGGGAGCTGCAGGAAGCGCTGACTCCATTGTCTCTGACATGCTGAACAACCTGAATCTGGAAGGGTCCCCCAGCTCTGTTCCTGAAAAGTGTACAAACCTTCCTAAAGGGTTAAAGGCACAGAAAGAGCAAGTTCAGCATGCCTGCACAGCTGGTATGTCTTCTACCTCAACAGCACAACCTCCCCCAACGTCAGAGACCtcatcattccaaaaccagatgtTCAATCCCACCTCACCTTGGACTGCAGTTCCTGGACCCCAAAGAAACCAG GGGGCTGAGAGGTGTGGCACCAACCCTCTTCCCGGGCATCCAGGGCCAAGTCCAACACCAG GGTGA